The following proteins are co-located in the Lentibacillus sp. JNUCC-1 genome:
- a CDS encoding DUF6944 family repetitive protein: MDDRTKGLLGYWLNAIGQTMSAVAATPALVKDAKMRTQLELWGNVLQSTGSALITDSEEGSFLEKTGAHLGSIGNAVSAMGVLAPASETVKAEIGKKGNLISTLGAGVLLPDAWEEGFTLESFLDVYGQFLSAIKIKGVDEELVDMIAEWSQAIASVLALQNAINSETEQPSYERG, from the coding sequence TTGGATGATCGAACTAAAGGTCTTTTAGGGTACTGGTTAAACGCAATAGGCCAAACGATGTCGGCAGTGGCAGCGACGCCAGCTTTGGTAAAAGATGCGAAAATGCGCACACAGCTTGAATTATGGGGGAATGTTTTACAGAGCACAGGGTCGGCTTTAATCACAGACAGCGAAGAGGGCTCTTTTTTAGAAAAAACGGGTGCCCATCTTGGCTCTATAGGAAATGCTGTGAGTGCCATGGGGGTTTTGGCTCCTGCTAGCGAAACGGTTAAGGCGGAAATTGGTAAAAAAGGAAATCTGATTTCAACGCTAGGCGCGGGTGTGCTTTTGCCAGATGCATGGGAAGAAGGGTTCACGCTGGAATCCTTTTTGGACGTCTATGGACAGTTTCTGTCGGCCATTAAAATTAAAGGTGTTGATGAGGAACTGGTCGACATGATTGCGGAATGGAGCCAGGCCATCGCATCTGTATTAGCTTTACAAAACGCCATTAACAGTGAAACAGAGCAGCCATCATACGAAAGAGGTTGA